In Rattus rattus isolate New Zealand chromosome 9, Rrattus_CSIRO_v1, whole genome shotgun sequence, a genomic segment contains:
- the C9H5orf47 gene encoding uncharacterized protein C5orf47 homolog yields the protein MLPTRSRQRPDGPRLIYVTRFASHRHGVWQLRGLRGFGHRGPGFEARCALKQAAVEPEPPGGEQPTGSQAGVTESPDSASFQWTSRAPRDRERAARAGVNQKNATKEFDFPIQLNEASKLMKARKKASVWNKVHQVISRMIAENEKYRQRLKCHNLSSDIPVTTR from the exons ATGCTTCCCACTCGCAGCCGGCAAAGGCCAGATGGGCCTCGCTTGATCTACGTGACCCGCTTCGCCTCACACCGCCATGGCGTGTGGCAGTTGAGGGGCCTCCGAGGTTTCGGCCATCGAGGCCCAGGATTCGAGGCCCGCTGTGCCTTAAAGCAAGCAGCGGTGGAGCCCGAGCCCCCGGGAGGAGAGCAGCCCACCGGTTCCCAGGCCGGGGTCACCGAAAGCCCAGATTCTGCCTCTTTCCAGTGGACGTCGAGAGCGCCCAGGGACCGGGAGCGAGCAGCGCGGGCAG gtgTAAACCAGAAAAATGCAACGAAAGAGTTTGATTTCCCCATACAACTGAATGAAGCCTCCAAACTAATGAAGGCGAGGAAAAAG GCCTCTGTGTGGAACAAAGTACATCAGGTCATTTCCAGAATGAttgcagaaaatgaaaaatacagacagagactgaagtgCCACAATTTATCTAGTGAT ATTCCAGTTACTACAAGATGA